A part of Bacillus horti genomic DNA contains:
- a CDS encoding response regulator, with the protein MPNKKILIVDDQYGIRVLLDEVFRKEGYTTFQAANGKQALELADQNKPNLVILDMKIPGMDGLEILKRVKMLDPSIHVIMITAYGELDLIQEAMNLGALTHFTKPFDIDELRKIVASVSNQEEE; encoded by the coding sequence ATGCCGAATAAAAAGATTTTAATCGTAGATGATCAATATGGCATTAGGGTATTACTTGATGAAGTTTTTAGAAAGGAAGGCTACACCACATTTCAGGCAGCCAATGGCAAACAGGCCTTAGAATTGGCCGATCAAAATAAGCCAAACTTGGTGATCCTAGATATGAAAATTCCGGGAATGGACGGATTAGAAATATTAAAGCGTGTGAAAATGTTAGATCCAAGTATTCATGTCATTATGATAACGGCATATGGTGAATTAGATTTGATACAGGAAGCCATGAATCTGGGAGCGCTTACTCACTTCACCAAACCCTTTGACATCGATGAACTAAGAAAGATTGTAGCATCAGTTTCAAACCAAGAGGAGGAATGA
- a CDS encoding hotdog domain-containing protein, with translation MIVEEVMIRLRLSQADAHYGGDLVDGARMLALFGDVATELLIRLDGDEGLFVAYEQVEFKAPVYAGDYIEAKGSITKQGNTSRTMSFTAHKVIAGSRDASNPSQATLLEQPVLVCQAKGTCVVPKDKQKGNTKS, from the coding sequence ATGATCGTGGAGGAAGTCATGATTCGTTTACGTCTATCACAGGCCGATGCTCACTACGGAGGAGATTTAGTTGATGGTGCAAGGATGCTAGCTCTTTTTGGGGATGTTGCCACAGAATTATTAATCCGATTGGATGGAGACGAAGGGCTGTTTGTCGCTTACGAGCAAGTTGAATTTAAAGCACCAGTATACGCGGGAGATTACATAGAAGCAAAAGGAAGCATAACCAAACAAGGAAATACATCTAGAACAATGAGCTTTACAGCACATAAGGTGATTGCTGGGAGCAGGGATGCCTCCAATCCTTCTCAAGCGACGCTGCTTGAGCAGCCTGTTCTAGTGTGCCAGGCAAAGGGCACCTGTGTTGTACCGAAGGATAAACAAAAGGGAAATACGAAAAGCTAA
- a CDS encoding 3-keto-5-aminohexanoate cleavage protein, translated as MEPCIVTVAVNGAEVMREQNPAIPYTPEEIANEVEQAYEAGASIAHIHARRDDGSPTQDLEYYDQIVSTIRRRCDIIIQVSTGGAIGMSIDERKQPIQLKPEMATLTTGTVNFGSGVFQNSLADMEQLALYMQQEGVRPEFEIFEAGMIHNALQLVEKGYVQGHQHYDFVLGVPGALPASLANLLFLVQKIPSNATWTVAGIGRHQLFLAVHALLLGGHVRVGFEDNIYYTKGVLAQSNAQLVKRVVRIAKEVGREIATVETARRLLHIV; from the coding sequence ATGGAACCTTGTATCGTTACAGTTGCCGTTAATGGTGCCGAAGTGATGAGAGAGCAAAACCCTGCCATTCCTTACACTCCAGAAGAAATCGCTAATGAAGTGGAGCAAGCGTATGAAGCTGGAGCAAGCATAGCCCATATTCACGCAAGAAGGGATGACGGAAGCCCTACACAGGATTTGGAGTACTATGACCAAATCGTTTCTACTATCCGTAGACGCTGTGATATAATTATACAAGTATCCACAGGCGGAGCGATCGGGATGAGTATAGACGAACGAAAGCAGCCTATTCAATTAAAGCCAGAGATGGCAACGTTAACGACCGGAACGGTAAATTTTGGTTCTGGTGTGTTTCAGAATTCCTTAGCAGATATGGAGCAGCTCGCTTTATATATGCAACAAGAAGGAGTGAGGCCAGAGTTCGAAATTTTTGAAGCGGGAATGATTCATAACGCTTTACAATTAGTAGAGAAGGGATATGTTCAAGGTCATCAGCATTATGATTTTGTGCTTGGTGTGCCTGGTGCCCTGCCTGCGTCCCTAGCCAACCTGCTCTTTCTAGTGCAAAAAATCCCCTCGAATGCAACATGGACTGTAGCTGGAATAGGTCGCCATCAGCTGTTCTTAGCGGTACATGCCTTGCTACTAGGAGGTCATGTTAGAGTGGGATTTGAAGATAATATATACTATACTAAGGGAGTGCTCGCCCAATCCAATGCTCAGTTGGTTAAGAGAGTCGTACGTATAGCAA